The Streptomyces puniciscabiei genomic interval TCAGGGCGAGCTCGGTGCCGGAGCGCTCGACGACGGCCTCCACGGCCTGACCGACGCAGAAGGGCAGGGCCGAGACGGAGACGAAGTGCAGTATGCCCCAGGCGAGCGACTTCAGCTGTCCGGCCAGCTGGTTCCGCCCGAGCCACCACAGGAATCGGGGACCCGAACGTGCGTCCGGGACGCCCGGATCGGAGTACGGAAGGTCTTGAATCTGCATGACGTCCCAGTTGCTCGTGTCAGGAGGGAAGGGGTGACGAGGGGATGGGGTGAAGGGAGGACGGGAGAGGAGCGGTGACAAGCCGTGAAAGGTTCGCGTCGCCGAGTGGTGGATTTCAAACGGTTTTCCCGACGGAGCGGCGAAATCCACCGGCTTCCGGCCACTGGCCGGGCGGTCGACGGAGCGCGAGGCCGTCACCCGAATGTCCAGAAGATCGCACAAACACCCGTTATGTGATGCCACGATGGGTGCGTGCGGATCCAGAGTGTGCGGCGAATGGCGGTCGCGGTGACGGCTTTTGGAACTCTGCTGGCGACTCTGTCGGCGTGCGGCACGGGCACCTCCGGGCCGGCCCGCGCCGGCGGGGCGACGGGTTCGCGCGGCGAGGCCGGGTCGAGCCCGTCGGTGCCGGCCCTCCCCACGGCCGACCCGACCCGCATCCCGGGCGTCGGTCACCGGCTCTACCGGCAGATCCCACGTGACTCGGACCAGGTCGTCGTGGTGTATGGCGAGGCCGAGGACTCGGCCGACTCCACGGTCGTGCTGTACACCCGGGAGGGCGCGCAGTGGCGGCCGGTGGCCGACTGGCCGGGGCACAACGGCCGGTACGGCTGGACCACGGACCATCACATGGGTGACGAGCGCAGTCCCGTCGGCGTGTTCGGTCTCTCCGACGCGGGGGGTGTGCTCGGCAACCCCGGCACCCGGCTGCCGTACGACCAGGACGAGGGCGCCTACGCGCCGCCGAACGACTGGGACGAGGCGCACCAGCACGACTTCGACTACGTCATCGCCATCGACTACAACCGTCTCCCGGGCACCCCGCCGCACGACCCCACGCGCCCGGAGGGCGACGACAAGGGCGGCGGCATCTGGCTGCATCTCGACCACGGCGACGGCACGTCCGCGTGCGTCAGCGTGTCCAAGGACGCCATGGAGTACCTGCTGCGCACGCTGGACCCGGTCCGGCACCCCGTGATGGTGATGGGCGACCGGGCGGAACTGCGCGCCTGAACGCACCGCCGCGTTGGCGCCGTCCGGCGGCCAGGACAGGCCCGGCCCCGATGGGGGCGGCTGGGCGCCGACGCACACGATGAGCGACTCCGCGCCGACGCGGCCGACGCGCCCGACGTACGATCGCGCCGTTGTTCCCGAGGCGTCATTGCGCCGGGTCCCGACTGGCCGTAGAACACCGGCCATGAGAAGACGGATAGTCATGTCCATGCTTGCCGGAGCGACCCTCCTGGCGAGTGCGCTCTTCGGCACCGGAGCCGCTACGGCCCAAGCGGCCGATGTTCCAGCCGAGTTCGGTACCGATTGGCACGACCCGGTCACCGCGGCGCCGCCCGTCGAGCGGCCGCACACCAAGTCGTGCCAGGTCACCCTCGCCGACGCCCAGTTCCGCGACTTCACGCCGTACCGGGGCGCGTACACCCCGCCCCAGGGCTGCGGCGACCACTGGAGCAAGGTCGTGCTGCGACTCGACGGCAAGGTGAAGGGCCGTCAGTACGACCGCCTCGGCTATCTGCACGTCGGCGGGGTCGAGATCCTGCGCACCTCCACCCCGGAGCCCTCGCCCGACGGCATCGCATGGCACGTCGAGAAGGACGTCACCCGCTACAGCGACACCTTCCGCAGCCCGCAGGACGTCGAGATGCTGATCGGCAACGTCGTGGACGACACCTACACAGGCGTCATCGACGTGCACGTCACCCTGACCTTCTACGCCGGCCGCCCCACGCAGCGGACCCCCGACCGCGTGCTCACCCTCGCCGACACGCCCGGCGGCACGACCCTCACCACCCCGCGCAACAGCGAGCGGATCGTCGCCGAGGTCTACGCGACCGGTTCGGGCGGCGGCTGCGAGGAGTTCTGGTACCTGACCGTGGCCGACCCGGCGTCGTACTCCTGCAAGGCCGATCACGGCCCGTACCGCGAGGTGCAGATCAAGGTCGACGGCCAACTCGCGGGAATCGCCGCGCCGTTCCCGAACGTCTGGACCGGCGGCTGGTCCAACCCCTTCCTCTGGTACGTCATTCCGGCGCCGGGCGCCTTCGACGTCCGGCCGATCGAATACGACCTCACGCCTTTCGCGGGCCTGCTCGACGACGGGCGCCCGCACCGCGTCGAGGTCTCCGTCGTCGGAGTGCCAGCGGGCCAGTCGGGCTGGAGCGCACCGGTGAACGTCCTGGTCTGGCAGGACGC includes:
- a CDS encoding L,D-transpeptidase family protein → MAVAVTAFGTLLATLSACGTGTSGPARAGGATGSRGEAGSSPSVPALPTADPTRIPGVGHRLYRQIPRDSDQVVVVYGEAEDSADSTVVLYTREGAQWRPVADWPGHNGRYGWTTDHHMGDERSPVGVFGLSDAGGVLGNPGTRLPYDQDEGAYAPPNDWDEAHQHDFDYVIAIDYNRLPGTPPHDPTRPEGDDKGGGIWLHLDHGDGTSACVSVSKDAMEYLLRTLDPVRHPVMVMGDRAELRA
- a CDS encoding peptide-N4-asparagine amidase: MRRRIVMSMLAGATLLASALFGTGAATAQAADVPAEFGTDWHDPVTAAPPVERPHTKSCQVTLADAQFRDFTPYRGAYTPPQGCGDHWSKVVLRLDGKVKGRQYDRLGYLHVGGVEILRTSTPEPSPDGIAWHVEKDVTRYSDTFRSPQDVEMLIGNVVDDTYTGVIDVHVTLTFYAGRPTQRTPDRVLTLADTPGGTTLTTPRNSERIVAEVYATGSGGGCEEFWYLTVADPASYSCKADHGPYREVQIKVDGQLAGIAAPFPNVWTGGWSNPFLWYVIPAPGAFDVRPIEYDLTPFAGLLDDGRPHRVEVSVVGVPAGQSGWSAPVNVLVWQDAYRSHLTGALTGNRATDIANSSVYTPGTENRVNTEAGHRLTVSGYLDTSHGRVTTTVTRTLANTSVHRWTDGENTDGLDATWSDDQTVTVGGHGPARTTHTDRTYTMHGATTVGTDDRLRTVLTLGDRASVVELREGRRIAWSRLDDTYSGDAAYTINVPRDQRHAVGTSSERYRLYGSDGCYDRSLTTVQGVLTEDRERC